Proteins from a genomic interval of Medicago truncatula cultivar Jemalong A17 chromosome 3, MtrunA17r5.0-ANR, whole genome shotgun sequence:
- the LOC112420196 gene encoding zinc finger MYM-type protein 1-like, with amino-acid sequence MKKFFLVLSRDKASSSTTDIAPNSTNEGVKVVDYKLLETDPGIRPPISSYHPDIQDEVRKAYLKIRRHQPPSNFVYPWSDFRGTRRRFNKNWFNLYDWLEYSESKNLAFCLPCFLFKNVSNYGGDHFVGDGFGDWKNPRKLANHATSNNSHVDCVHMGYALMNPNQSIKAAFVNQTKQMNVEYCVRVKTSLLATKYLLRCGLAFRGSDEADDSLYKGPFLELLDTLKENNSDVATILDSAPGNSLMTCPKIQKDLASACACEITREIVCDIADDVFCVLIDESGDVSGREQMAVVLRYVDGDGLVKERFLGITSVKETSAKSLKDALETMLSINGLSFSSIRGQGYDGASNMRGRFGGLKTLIQNENPSAHYVHCFAHQLQLALVACAKTHKPVSGFFGKVNMLVNFIRASNKRQEMLRDKQLAQFAKLIEEGEIETGSGLNQDSSIARAGDTRWGSHFRTLTSLMTLYGAIVEVIVEVGNDPSFDKFGETVLLLDVLQSFDFIFMLYMMVEILGITNDLSLALQRRDQDLLNAISLVNDTKKQLQEMRNEGWEELISRVVTICTKHEIDVPDMDAPYMEGKKPRRVPPVSSVSNLHHYKNDCLFSVLDLQLQELNARFDEENTELLQCVSCLSPAKSFSAFDVNKLLRMAELYPNDFVDVSEVELRRQLHNYVRNVKSDPKFAKLKGLSDLCAILVETNKCKTFALVFKLLKLALLLPVATASVERVFSAMKIVKSHLRNKMGDQWLNDRLVTFIERDVLFTISTDVILAHFQQMDDRRFSL; translated from the coding sequence ATGAAGAAATTCTTCCTTGTGTTGTCTAGAGACAAAGCTAGTTCTTCGACTACGGATATTGCTCCCAACTCGACCAATGAGGGTGTTAAAGTTGTTGATTATAAATTGTTGGAAACAGATCCAGGAATTAGGCCTCCAATTTCAAGCTATCATCCTGACATCCAAGATGAGGTACGTAAAGCTTACTTGAAAATTCGTCGTCATCAACCTCCTAGCAACTTTGTTTATCCTTGGTCTGATTTTCGTGGAACAAGACGTCGATTTAAcaagaattggtttaatttgtaTGATTGGCTTGAATATAGTGAATCTAAGAACCTAGCATTTTGTTTGCcatgttttttgtttaaaaatgtgtCTAATTATGGTGGGGATCACTTTGTGGGAGATGGTTTTGGTGATTGGAAGAATCCCCGAAAATTGGCTAATCATGCTACTTCTAATAATTCTCATGTTGATTGTGTGCATATGGGTTATGCTCTCATGAACCCAAACCAAAGTATTAAGGCTGCATTTGTTAATCAAACTAAGCAAATGAATGTTGAATATTGTGTCCGTGTTAAGACATCCCTTTTAGCTACTAAGTATCTTTTGAGGTGTGGATTGGCATTTAGAGGAAGTGACGAGGCTGATGACTCTTTATACAAGGGGCCATTTCTTGAGTTGTTGGACACTTTAAAGGAAAACAACTCAGATGTAGCTACTATATTAGATTCTGCGCCAGGAAATAGCTTAATGACTTGCCCTAAGATTCAAAAGGATCTTGCTTCTGCTTGTGCATGTGAAATAACTCGAGAAATTGTTTGTGATATTGCGGATGATGTGTTTTGTGTTTTGATCGATGAATCTGGTGATGTTTCTGGTAGAGAACAAATGGCTGTTGTTCTTCGTTATGTTGATGGTGATGGTTTGGTAAAAGAGAGATTTCTTGGTATTACAAGTGTTAAAGAAACAAGTGCTAAGTCACTTAAAGATGCACTTGAGACGATGTTGTCTATAAATGGATTGAGTTTCTCTAGCATCAGGGGACAAGGTTATGACGGAGCTAGCAATATGCGAGGTAGATTTGGTGGTTTGAAAACTTTAATTCAAAATGAGAATCCATCTGCGCATTATGTGCACTGTTTCGCACATCAACTTCAATTGGCACTTGTTGCTTGTGCTAAGACTCACAAACCTGTTAGTGGTTTTTTCGGTAAGGTCAACATGCTTGTTAATTTCATACGAGCTTCTAACAAGAGACAAGAAATGCTCCGGGACAAACAACTAGCTCAATTTGCTAAATTGATTGAGGAGGGCGAGATAGAGACCGGTAGTGGACTGAATCAAGATTCATCAATTGCTCGAGCAGGGGACACTCGTTGGGGATCCCACTTTAGGACTCTCACTAGTTTGATGACTTTGTATGGTGCCATTGTTGAGGTAATTGTAGAAGTGGGGAATGATCCCTCGTTTGATAAATTTGGTGAAACTGTGCTTTTGCTTGATGTGCTTCaatcatttgattttatcttcATGTTATATATGATGGTTGAGATTTTGGGAATTACAAATGATTTGAGCCTAGCACTACAAAGACGTGATCAAGATCTTTTAAATGCTATATCACTTGTCAATGATACCAAAAAACAATTACAAGAAATGAGGAATGAGGGGTGGGAAGAACTTATATCTAGGGTTGTGACAATTTGCACTAAACATGAGATTGATGTACCTGATATGGATGCACCATatatggaaggaaagaaacctAGGCGAGTCCCTCCGGTTTCTAGTGTTTCTAATTTGCATCATTATAAGAATGATTGTTTGTTTAGTGTTTTAGATTTGCAATTGCAAGAGCTTAATGCTAGGTTTGATGAAGAGAATACCGAACTTTTacaatgtgtttcatgtttgaGTCCTGCAAAGTCATTTTCTGCTTTTGATGTGAACAAATTATTGAGGATGGCTGAGCTTTATCCAAATGATTTTGTAGATGTGTCGGAAGTGGAGTTGCGCAGACAACTTCATAATTATGTTAGAAATGTTAAATCTGATCCAAAATTTGCAAAGTTGAAAGGGCTTTCGGATCTTTGTGCAATACTTGTGGAAACAAATAAGTGCAAGACATTTGCTTTGGTTTTTAAGCTTTTGAAGTTGGCTTTGCTCTTGCCGGTTGCAACTGCAAGTGTTGAACGTGTTTTTTCAGCTATGAAGATTGTGAAGAGTCATTTACGTAACAAAATGGGTGATCAATGGTTAAATGATCGGCTTGTAACTTTTATTGAAAGAGATGTTCTTTTCACAATTAGCACTGATGTTATTCtagctcattttcaacaaatggatGACAGACGATTTTCATTGTAA
- the LOC11426114 gene encoding exocyst complex component EXO70B1: protein MSENGEEKLLAVARHIAKTLGQTNHNMTDDILQIFSNFDGRFSKENLSDSAPRNDTIRYTALEQTLNNLDRQISHHLSSEIPTVASAAFLSSVDELVAIIEDWSPLSDDKTVGACLLRAEDILQQAMFRAEEEFRSLMELGGASFNGEMNLNCNSLYETNDEVDEDEEEEIDGDEDLIPVAKAVVDYNVVIDALPPATVNDLREIAKRMIAAGFGKECSHVYGGCRREFLEESLSRLGLQKLSISEVHKMQWQDLEDEIERWIKASNVALKILFPSERRLCDRVFSGLSSSSAAADLSFMEVCRGSAIQLLNFSDAVAIGSRSPERLFRVLDVFETMRDLIPEFESLFSDQYCSFLVNEAITNWKRLGEAIRGTFMELENLISRDPVKAVVPGGGLHPITRYVMNYLRAACRSSKTLELVFKDNALSLKDYHKHDESLQSNSSFSVQISWIMDLLERNLEAKSRIYKDPALCSVFMMNNGRYIVQKTKDSELGTLMGDDWIRKHSTKVRQCHTNYQRSSWNKLLGFLKVETLAAKPMKEKLKMFNLHFEEICRVQSQWFVFDEQLKEEIRISIEKLLLPAYGSFIGRFQILPELAKNSDKYIKFGMEDIEARLNNLFQGSGGSNGSRK, encoded by the coding sequence atgtCTGAAAACGGTGAAGAGAAATTACTCGCTGTGGCACGCCACATAGCAAAAACTCTAGGCCAAACAAATCACAACATGACCGATGATATTCTTCAAATCTTCTCAAATTTCGACGGTAGATTCTCTAAAGAAAATCTCTCCGATTCAGCTCCACGGAATGATACCATACGCTACACCGCACTTGAACAAACTCTTAACAATCTCGACCGTCAGATTTCTCATCATCTCTCCTCGGAGATTCCCACGGTTGCTTCCGCGGCGTTTCTCTCCTCCGTTGACGAGCTTGTTGCGATTATCGAAGATTGGAGTCCTCTCTCCGATGATAAAACCGTCGGCGCGTGTCTTCTACGTGCTGAGGATATTCTTCAACAAGCTATGTTTCGTGCGGAGGAAGAGTTTCGGTCGTTGATGGAACTCGGTGGCGCGTCGTTCAACGGAGAGATGAATCTGAACTGTAATTCACTTTATGAAACAAACGATGAGgtggatgaagatgaagaagaggagatTGATGGTGATGAGGATTTGATTCCGGTGGCGAAAGCGGTTGTTGATTATAACGTGGTGATCGACGCGCTTCCTCCGGCTACGGTGAACGATTTACGTGAAATCGCGAAAAGGATGATAGCAGCGGGGTTTGGGAAGGAGTGTTCGCATGTTTACGGTGGTTGTAGGAGGGAGTTTTTGGAAGAGAGTTTATCGAGATTAGGGTTACAGAAATTGAGTATTTCGGAAGTTCATAAGATGCAATGGCAAGATcttgaagatgaaattgaacgATGGATTAAGGCTTCGAATGTTGCTCTGAAGATTCTGTTTCCGAGTGAACGGCGTCTATGTGATCGTGTTTTCTCCGGTTTATCTTCGTCATCTGCGGCTGCCGATCTTTCATTTATGGAGGTCTGTCGTGGTTCGGCGATTCAGTTACTGAATTTCTCTGATGCGGTGGCGATTGGTAGTAGATCACCTGAACGGTTGTTTAGAGTGCTTGATGTGTTTGAGACAATGCGTGACCTAATTCCTGAATTTGAATCATTGTTTTCTGATCAGTATTGTTCGTTTCTTGTTAACGAAGCAATCACGAATTGGAAGAGGTTGGGTGAAGCGATAAGAGGAACTTTTATGGAATTGGAGAATTTGATTAGTCGTGATCCGGTGAAGGCAGTGGTTCCCGGCGGAGGTCTTCATCCGATTACTCGCTACGTGATGAACTATCTTCGTGCTGCATGTAGGTCGAGTAAAACCCTAGAACTAGTTTTCAAAGACAATGCACTTTCTTTGAAGGATTACCATAAGCATGATGAAAGTTTacaatcaaattcatcattttcggTTCAAATTTCATGGATTATGGATTTGTTGGAACGGAATTTGGAAGCGAAATCTAGAATTTACAAAGACCCTGCTTTGTGTTCTGTTTTTATGATGAACAATGGGAGATACATTGTTCAGAAGACCAAAGACAGTGAATTAGGAACACTTATGGGTGATGATTGGATCAGAAAACACAGTACAAAAGTGCGGCAATGCCATACAAACTATCAAAGAAGCTCATGGAACAAGTTGTTGGGGTTTCTGAAGGTGGAGACATTGGCTGCAAAACCTATGAAGGAGAAGCTAAAGATGTTCAATCTGCATTTTGAAGAGATTTGTAGGGTTCAATCTCAATGGTTTGTTTTCGATGAGCAGCTCAAGGAAGAAATAAGGATCTCCATCGAAAAGCTCTTGTTGCCTGCTTATGGAAGCTTTATTGGAAGGTTTCAAATTTTACCGGAGCTTGCTAAGAATAGTGACAAGTATATCAAGTTTGGAATGGAGGACATTGAAGCTCGGCTTAACAACTTGTTTCAGGGAAGTGGTGGATCGAATGGTAGCCGTAAGTGA
- the LOC11415388 gene encoding uncharacterized protein, with amino-acid sequence MGNSLRCCLACVLPCGALDLIRIVHLNGCVDEITHSITAGEVLQANPNHVLSKPSSQGVVRRILIISPETELKRGSIYFLIPATSLPENKRNGSIVSDSHLNKKASLSSKKRSTKHGDDGDHENDGSGDGDCFYSSTSPLQYKEKKSSRRDRKKGRVGIWRPHLASISED; translated from the coding sequence ATGGGTAATAGCTTAAGGTGTTGTTTGGCTTGTGTTCTTCCTTGTGGGGCACTAGATTTGATCCGAATAGTACATTTGAATGGTTGTGTAGATGAGATTACACATTCAATCACAGCAGGTGAGGTTCTTCAAGCAAACCCTAACCATGTTCTAAGCAAACCAAGTTCTCAAGGCGTTGTTCGTCGGATTTTGATCATTTCACCGGAGACTGAGCTCAAGAGAGGAAGCATATACTTCTTGATCCCGGCAACATCTTTGCCGGAGAACAAACGGAATGGATCAATTGTTAGCGACTCTCATCTCAACAAGAAAGCATCATTGTCTTCAAAGAAAAGAAGCACCAAGCACGGTGATGATGGTGATCATGAGAATGATGGTAGTGGGGATGGTGATTGTTTTTACTCATCAACATCACCCTTGCAATATAAGGAGAAGAAATCCTCAAGACGGGATCGCAAGAAAGGTCGTGTTGGAATATGGAGGCCTCATTTAGCAAGTATTTCTGAAGATTAA